tttttatttctgtgaggcTGGTCACGATGACCACacatttacttctgttttttaataatttaaattttctctatttaCCTAGCTTAAAAGTTTGTCAACATTGTTGATCAATTCAATGAGCTAACTTGaagtttgttgattttctctatttctgtattttcttttcttttttttttaagattttatttatttattcatgagaatacacagagaagagagagagaggcagagacacaggcagagggagaagcaggctccatgcagggagcccgacgtgggactcgatcccaggtctccaggatcacgccctgagctgtaggcggcgctaaactgagccaccggggctgccctatttctgtattttctagatcattatttccactctgatctttacTATCAACCTTCTTTCTATTTGTGTTTAGTTTGCTTTTCcctggtttcttcttcttcttcttccttcttcttcttcttcgagagagagagagagagagagagagagagagagagagagtgggggtggaggagggacagaggaagagggagagagtaatCTTTagtagactccacactcagtgtggagcccagcaggagccaaatcaagagtcagatgcttaaccaactgagccacccaggcacactttTCCCCCCTAGTTTCTTGGAGTGTACAGTTAGGTTATTGGTTGAGAACTTTAAcaaattaattagctaattaattttaaaataggcaccTCGACCAGCATGGAGCcaagtgcagggcttgaactcaggaccctgagatcaagacctgagctgaaggcagatgtttaactgacagagccacccaagcaccccttcaTGTatgcttttaaagttttaaatttctttctatgCACTGCTTTCACAACATCCCATAAGCTTTGGTatattgtggttttgctttcatTCATCACTAAGTATTTTCTACATTCCCTTGTAATTTCTTCTTCCACTTACCTGTTGTTTAAAAGTTTGGTTtagggacagccctggtggctcagtggtttagcgccgccttcagcccagggcattatcctggaggcccaggatcaagtcccacattgggctcactgcatggagcctgcttctccctctgcctgtgtctctgcctctctctgtgtgtctctcctgaataaataaataaaatcttaaaaaaatttttggtttaattttccaatttttcttctgtaattgatttctagttttattgtaattggaaaagataatttaggatttaaaaattttttaaagattttatttatcatgagagaataaaataaaacctttaaaaacaaaaaaacccagaattaaATATGTTGCGACTTGCTTTGTAGACTCTACTATggtctagagaatgttccatgtgcactttaggagaatatgtattctgctgttgcaTGGAGTGTTCTGTAGATGTTTCTTAGGTCTAATTGGTTTTAGTGTCCTTCAGGTGGTCttctttccttgttgattttctgtttggttgTTCTATCTATTATTGAAAGAGGAGTATTGAAGTCTCCTATCCTTATTATAAgaacttttctccctctttcaaaaCTGTCATTTTTGCTTTGCATATTTTAGGACTCTACCAttaggtgtgtatgtgtatgtattataatattttcttgctttttatctataatttctttctttgtctcttctaatCTTCTAGCTTTTTTTGTCAACATGTCTCTGTCTGATAATACTAGAGCCATTTCAACTCTCTTCTAGTTACTGTGCATGAATTATATTTCTTCATCCTTTCAACTTCTTTGTGTCCTTATTGCTAAGGTGATCTTTCATAGACTGCATGTAGTTGGATCCTGATTCTTTAAAATCCAAActgccaatctctgccttttctaGGATAGCTTAatccatttgtattttatatgattaCTGATAATATTTACTTCTATCATCTGTCTTACAtatgtcttgtttttttccccctctatttcTATGTCagtgcctgttttttttttttttttttttgtacttgtgTCTTGTAGTATACTATtctaattcctttctttctttttctgtatatgtgtatatttttagttattttctttgtggttactgTGGGGATTATTTTAAGCTTATAACAGCCTAGTTTGAATAATACTGATGTAATTTTAGTAGTATAAGCATTCTTCCTATTTATCTCTGGCCTTCTCTCCTTATATTGTTATTGTCACAGACATTTATCTGTTTTATGCCCACCAACATAGACTTATGATTATTTTATGCATTAGAATATTAAGCCATGTAGGAAAATAAACCATAACAAAAGTTAAGTAATACGACCTATTTAGTTCATGTTATTTTGTCCTATGGCTTTGAGTTACTGTTtcatgtcctttcatttcagcctaGAGGACTCCCTTTAGCATATTTTGTAAAGCAGGTCTACTCGGTAATGAACTCTGTCAGCTTTTCTTTATCtggaaatgtcttaatttcaCCCTCAAGAATGAACGATAGTTTTGCTGGGTATTGAATTCTTGGTtgacatcttttttcctttcaaacttATTAAAACACCATCCCACTACCTTCTGGTTTCCATAGTTTGTGAAGAGCAATCAGTGATTTATCCTACATAGGCTCCTTGGTGCATGTGGATTTGTTTGTTGGTGctttcaacattttcattttttttttcttaagattttatttatttatgagagacacagagagaggcagagacacaggcagagggagaggcaggctccctgtggggagcccgatacgggactcgatcccaggaccccgggatcacaacttgagccaaaggcagatgctcaactgctgagccacccgggtgtccctcaaCATTGTCTTTGGGCCTTAACAATTTGACTACAATATGCCTCAGTGTGGATCTCTTTTAGTTTATGAACTGTTTGGACTCATTGAGTTTCTTGGACAGGCATATTCATGTCATTTCAGGTTTTGGAAAttcttagccattatttcttcatatatcttttttgcttgtttctttccttcttggcaTCATATAATGTATACATTGGCAGTTTTGATGGTGTTCCATAGGTTTCttggatttattcatttttcttcattcttttttcccttacaCTGCATAATTTCAATTGTcctgtcttcaagttcattgatCCTTTCTTCTGCCACATCCGTTGAACTGCTCcagtgaatttttttcatttcaattattgtatttttggctccagatttggttttgtttttgcaagttgtgtctctttattaatattctcattttgtttatgtatcactttcttgctttcctttagtttttttgcCCATGACTTCCTTTATGTCATTCAACATATATAAGACCATTAATTTAACATCTTTGACTAATAATTCTAGTGTCTGGACTTCTTCAGGAATGGTTTCTGTCAATTATTTTTTCCCTGTGAATAGGCCATACTTTCCAGTTTCTTagcatatttttaatacttttagtTGAGAACCAGGTGTTTTGAGTGTTATGTGTGGTGATTCTGGAATTCTAAGCCTTCCACTCCTCCGAGATTGCTGAGTCTTGCTTGTTGATGGTGGAAGCCATCTTTGACTTTTTCAGTTTGTTTGCATAGTGTTTATTCTTCAATGTATTTGGTCTTTGAGGTCTCAGTTCCACTGTGTGGTCATCCAGCACTCTGAAGATTTCTTTAAGTGTCTGTCTCccaaaaagggaagaaacaagTATCCTTTAATCCCTCTACAAGTACTTGCTTATATATAAGCAAATGCTTTCCAGGGTGGTTGTACCAGATATATAATGTCATCAGCACCTAATCATTGGAATACATTATCCTTCCATGTCAGGATGCAAAGTTGAGGAGAGCACAGTCTGACTTCCGTACAGCCTCCCTGTACTGGATGTTGTAATTTTAACTTCTACTTGCTAATAAAATAGGCATGACTCTTGGCTGGTATTGCATTTGACTGTCTGATTACTCAGGAAAggtgtatctctgtgtgtgtgtgtgtgtctgtttcaaagattttatttaggggatccctgggtggttcagcggtttagtgcctgcctttgcctggggcatgatcctggggtcattgGATGGGGttcctcattgggcttcctgtgtggagcctgcttctccctctgcctgtgtgtgcctctctctctctctccctgtgtctctcattaataaaaaaataaagattttatttacttattcatgacagagacacaggcaaagggagaagcaggctccccttagcgagcccaatgtgggactcgatccctgaattccaggatcatgccctgagccgaaggcagagcttaactgctgagccatccaggagtccttGTGCTGGCTTTAATAAGAACCATCTCTTACATTCCCTGCCCTATCACTGCTAATGGCTCTGATGCTTTCTTGTTGGGTTAAGGACTCCTGCTCTGGGGGTCCCTTCCTCCTATCAGCATGGATGTCCCTTAAGCCAGTGGCACCCCAAGGGATTGTGGCATTGAGGGGAGCCCTAGAGCCATAGGTGGGAGGGCTAGTGTGGCAGGAGGTGTGGTGGGCCAGTGCAGTCTGAAGAAGCGTATTTACTggaaatacatggaaaaaaatatgctACTGGTTTTCATTGTGCAAAATCGGAAAGCGGATGGTTTGACAAGCTTTCTTGGCTGTTTGGTTTTGGCTGATGAGGGCTGGCACCATGAATTGGTGCCACGCTTTAACAGGGGCCAAATGTCAAGCTCATCTAAGGATGGGAGGGAGCACAGGCAAAGGGACTTCTTGGTTCTTGATGTTTCTGCCTGCACTGGGACAGTCAGACCTGGGTATCTGGTGGGTTAACTGCCTGCAACTGTCCCTTGCCTCTTCAGCTTACAGGGTCAGAAACCTGAGTTGTCAGCCTGCTGATGACAGAGGGCCTTTGGGAGCAGTCATCTCAGACCACAGCTACTTGCTAATATCTCTGGGCAGTTACCAGTCAGGAGATGAACTGCTGGTGTCAGAGGATCAGACAGGGGAGGGCCCTGGCCTGTTAGGGGAGACTTGAGCCCGACCTCCACGGAAACTCAGTAACAGCTGACCCAGGAGTCCTGGTAAGGCTGGGTAAGGTCttgctcagtgtgtgtgtgtggtaccCAAGCCCTACATCTTTGCAGCTGGCCCTATACACACCCCTGGGGCCGAGGAACCAAAGCCACCCAAGCATCAGATCTGAGCCAGAGAACTGGATCTGGGTCCTCCCACCTATCTTCAAGAGCTGGGCCAGTCTTCAGGCGCCCCCTGGGGTTCGTGTCCTCAAGGCTGTCCTCGGGTCCCTGCTGGAGGTGGCTGTGTGGCCTCTCATGACAGCTGCATGTGTTGCAGGCCTGTGGGCTGAGCTTCTTCAAGATCCCCTGGGGTTGGGGAGAATTTGTCTCCTCGTGGTGGGTGAGCAGTTCCCCTGGCCTGTTGCTCCATGGCCCCCTGCCTCCACGACAGCTGCACCTGTTCAGAGTTATACTAACTTCCATCACAAGGACTACAGAAAGCTGGGTGCCGATGGCCGAGAAGGCTATTACCAGGGTGAAGGGACCCCAGGCATCATTTTGGTGCCTGATGCCACTTCCAAAAGATGCAGACCGCCCATACGTTCCAGCAGGTTATATGCTACCTCCTGGTCCTTGGAGAGGTGAAGGACAAAAAAATGTGTGGCCCAGGGACCATTCCCAAGGAGAAGGGCACTGAAGCTCACCTTCCAGCCCCATGGACACCTGAGCCTGGACACTCACCAATAGGTCAATGGCAGCTGACGGGAAGAAAAGCCAGAATGATAAAGTATACTTCGCCTAAGAAGGCTGAAAAGCGAACCATACATTTTGCAGATTCCCCCCCAAATCCTGGGTGTGGTGGATCTAGCAATCCAGAGCAACTGAAGGGTCACTTCTGCTGTCCTGTAGTACAGACAGTGTCTTTCCAAGCAAGTGTTTCTGTACATCGTACATAACTCAGCGTCGTCTTGACCGAACTGTTTTGTATCCTAACTCTTCCATGGGATTAGGAATTGTGCCCTGAGTAGTGGTGCGCCCTGCGGGGCAGCTGTGGAGTCAGACACAGCCATAGACCCAGTCAGTGCGGGGGAGGCGGTGGACCCCCTCCGTGGGGTTCAGGAGTGAGTGTCCCACTTCCATGAGCTCTATTCCTCTGCAGTTTGGCCCCAGGGATTTCAGCTCCTCTGAATCGCACCATGAACTTGGCCTCGACAGCATCTCCTCAGAGGTTTTCGCCATCTCTGAAGTCACACCTGCTCCCTCAGCTCCAGCGAAGCGACACCTCGGTGAGCTCATCTACCTTAGTGAGcccaactcctggttttgctcAGTGGCTTTAGCTCCTCTGGTCCCAGCGGCTCTGCAGTACACATGTGATGCCAATTCTTTTCGGAAGGAGCCCATCTCCTCCCTGAAGCACACCTGCAACCCTCAGCTTCCAGAATTTCACCTGTGATATTGGCGCCTGTCACCTGtatcagagagagggagggggaaacaaGCTTTTATCTGCGTCAGTGTTATTGCTGTGGACTGAGAGGTCAACACTCTAGTCCTTCATTTCTCCTGAGAAGCTGATGTTttcaagagagagaggaaaaaacttAGAAATGACAAACCAGATTCATTGTAGTAAGTGAAACTGGATACTAGACTTTCTTGGAATCAGGagttaaaacacaaaaacctcaaacactggaatggaaattttagataataaaaaaactatttgaatttgagaattttaagttttaaaaatatataccaaagaaCTTTCTTTTGAGTAAAACAATGTGTAAAGAGGCTCCCAGTTCGTGCAACAGCTGAGGTCTGGGCTCTGAGGTGCAGAGCCTCCCTCCAACCCACATGGGGTCCAGAGGCTCAAGACGTCCCATGATTTCTGGGGCACAAAGCTTTAAATCATAAGGGTGGGCTTTGAGGCAAAGAAGCATATTTGAGTTGAATTTTCACCAAAAGTTAGGATATCCTTTCTGATCTTGAATAAAGTTGAAACACCAGATGAAGTGTTTTCTAAGTTTACATCATTTCTCACTAATTAATCTTTAGACTTTTTATAAAACATGTGATTCTATACAGTTAGGGTTCCTAGCCATTTACATGATGAGacttaatgacattttaaaaaaaatatatcatccaGACAACACTTCAGTGGCCTAACAACACTGCAAATAATCCAAGTCTAATTTTAGGTGCGATAATTAGAATAATTATCGTTTTTAGGAAAGGCATGGGATGTTCTAAgaaaaaactttatttagaagGTAAGAAAGTTTTGTGACAGTATTTCCTTGGGTCCTAACTTCCTTCGGTTTCTTCCAACAGACGGTGTAATGTTAGAGGGTGAGTGCACGTGGCGCCCTGTACCAAAAGTCACCACGGAGGTGAGTGTTGTGCGGCAGAaccggagggtggggggaaaCAAAGCCGGGCCCCCGAGGCTCCCCCGGGCCGCAGCTCCTCGTGCCAGGGCTCCGGGCCGCGGGGCTCCCGGGCGTCACAGCTTCCGGTGCACCTTCTGGTGCTGGATCAGGTGCCCGTGCTGGTTGAAGGCGCGGCCGCACTCGCCGCACTCGTAGGGCCGCTCGCCCGTGTGGATGCGCTGGTGCTGGATGAGCACCGAGTACTGGCTGAAGGCCTTGCCGCAGCGGCTGCACTCGTACGGCCGCTCCCCGGTGTGCGTCCGCAGGTGCACGATCAGCGTGGCCTTGAGGCTGAAGGCCTTGCCGCACTGCGCGCAGCGGAAGGGCCGCTCGCCCGTGTGGATGCGCTCGTGCTGCACCAGAGACCTGCGGGCGCTGAAGGCGTGGCCGCACTCGCCGCACACGTATGGCTTCTCGCCGGTGTGCACGCGCTGGTGCTGCGTCAGGTGCGAGTGCTGCACGAAGGCCTTGCCGCACGCGTAGCAGCCGTACGGCTTCTCCTCCGTGTGGATGCGCTCGTGGTTCATGAGCGTCGAGCGGTGGCTGAAGGCCTTGCCGCACTCGCCGCACTCGTACGGCTTCTCGCCCGTGTGCACGTTGTGGTGCTGGATGAGCACCGAGCGGTCGCTGAAGGCGCGGCCGCACTCGCTGCAGGTGTACGGCTTCTCGCCCGTGTGCACGCGCTGGTGCTGCAGCAGCGTCCTCTTGACGCTGAAGGCGCGGCCGCATTGCGCGCACTCGTGCGGCTTCTCGCCGGTGTGCACGCGCTGGTGGCTGCGCAGCACGGTGCTGTGGTTGAAGGCCTTCCCGCACAGCGCGCACACGTACGGCCGCTCGCCCGTGTGGATGCGCTGGTGCTGGATGAGGTGCGAGAGTTGCGTGAAGGCCTTGCGGCACTCCAGGCACTCGTGCGGCTTCTCGCCCGTGTGGATCTTGTGGTGCTGCGCCAGGTCGGAGCTCACGCGGAAGGCCTTCCCGCACTCGTTGCACTCGTACGGCTTCTCGCCCGTGTGGATGCGCCGGTGTTTGCTGAGCACGGAGCTCTGGCTGAAGGCCTTCCCGCACACGCCGCACACGTACGGCTTCTCGCCGGTGTGGGTCCTCTGGTGCTGCAGGAGGTGCGAGCTGCGGCCGAAGCATTTGCCGCACTCGGTGCACTTGTAGGGCCGCTCGGCGCCAGCAGCGGCcggggcccgaggcggcggaGCGTCGCGCGGGCGCCCCCGGTCGCGCCATCCCGGGCGGCCTTCCCCCGGGACCACGGAGCCGTCCTCGGAGACACGTGGCTTCACGCCCAAGTCCCTATCTTGGTTCTCTCCCTGGTTTTCACATTCTGAAACAGCAAACGCAGAGCACCACGTTAGAGGTGAACCCAGAGAGAACGGTGCGGCAGGCGGCACCTACGGGTGGCTTTGCTGGGCACAGGTGGCCCAGCGCTCGGGGCCAGGACGATCACGAGTGGGCGCAGCAACTAGCACAGCGGCCCCTGCGGCCTGGGCCCATCTCCCCGCAGTCCTCCTCTCTTGGGACTTTACTTAAGACAGAGAACGAGCAGCTGGAGGGACCTAGGTTAAGGGGGACGTGGACTCCCCGTGAGCagggccccaccccagccccccaaaCCCCGAGCCGAGCCCAAGGCGGACGCAGCCGGCTGAGCCCCCCCGGGAGCCCCTCCCTGGGGTCTCCCCGGCCCCCCTCCCTGGAGCCCCCCCAGCAGCACCGACTGCCGGTCTGCACCCCGCCCGCGGGGGCCTGGCTGGGCTGACCGCAAAGGCGGCGGGCGAGGCGTGGTGTGGAGCAGGTGGGACAGGAGCCCGCGGGCGTGTCCGATGGCCACAGGGTGGAAGGGCGGCACAGGCGCAGGCGCAGGTGCAGGGGCGTCCTCGTGTGCGGCGCCCGAGGGGCAAGGGCCGCGGGGAGTTCAGTCCCGCCCCCAACACCCAAGCGGTGCGCACACCATCCGAGGCGAGCGCCGCGTGAACCTTGGCGACCGCGCCACCGGGAAGGCCAGGACCCATGGGGGGACCGCGGACGTCCCGAGGCCGGGCGGTGCCGGGGGCGCTGGCTCCGGGGCCCCTAGCGGGTGGAGGCAGGAGTCCCCGCCCAGCGCAGCCCTGCGGTTGGGGGGCCACCCCCGGCTCCAAGACCTCGGCCCGGAACAGCCTGAGGCCGAGAAACCTCGTGAGCTGAGTGGAGGCCGCCGGGCACTGGGGACAAGTGACACGCGGGCCGCTCAGCTTGCCGACCGCCTGCTGCTCCGCTCTGTTCAGAGGTGGGGCCCAGGATGGGGGCctgtggtcccccccccccaccatgttgCTGATAACAGCATCATCGAGATAGAAGCTTCAATCTTTAATCAGTTCCTAACTTGGTCCGGGGGCCTCCTGGAACCCCAATATGGAcccttgaaaaacaaaagattcaGAAGCCAAGCGGTCTCTCCAGAAACCCCAGGGAGCTCCTAAGATGGACTTCTGATTGGTGTGCAGAGAAAGATCTGGGCCAAGGTGGTCAACGAATAAAATATGCCTGTTTAGATCTGTGTTGCCCTCAGCAGCTAGGGCATGGCTGCCCTGGACGGAGGAAGAAGACCTGCCAAACGCCAATACCTCTTGCAGAAGCTGGTGGCAGCCAGAGGGTCATCTGAGAAGAGGCGGGAGTGAGATGCTGGGAGACTCTCCCGAATAAGGGGCCTCCCTTTTAGAGGCTGGAGTCCCACTCCAGGCTTGATGAACCGCTCTCCACACCCACCCCAAGATTCGGCGGCACTAGGGACACACACGCCTCCATCCTGCAGGGCTTTCCAGACTCAGGCGGGTGGTGCTGCCTGCTGCCAGAGCTGGCCATCCTGATGGCCCACCAGcacttccttcctcctccaaggAGCCCCTACCCTGGTGGCTGGTGGGCCTTCGGGATCTACGTCTCTTTTTTGATTCCTTATCTTCCTCTTTCCACAAGAAAGACGGCTTGGACAAGCCCTATTCCTATCGTCAGGCTACCATGTGACaccatatcatttttaaaagtttttaaaagatttactgacttgagaaagagaaacagagtaTGAGGGGCAGGTAATAGTCACAGGCAAACTcggtgctgagtgtggagcctaacacagggcttgatcccacaacccaggagattgtgacctgagctgaaaccaagagtcaggcacttaactgactgagccacccaggtgcccggtaACAGCTTACTGTTGTCAAGTAGCCACCCTCTCCCCCAGCACTGCCCACTCATCAGTGGCGCTGGAGGGGCCCTCACCACGACCAATCTGACAGGTGGATACACCGACAACCCAGTTATAGTTCTCATGTCCCTTTAACTGTTAATATCACCATCATTATACTATTTATTAATTACACAATAACTGAATTCCCCCAGGAGGGATAAAGCTGTAAGACTATCCCTTCCAcctcaacagtaagaaaaagatAATCTATAAAATCTTAACTTTCTTGAATCTATCACAGAGCCGAGGTCACGACAGCCCCCAAATGCCCTGAAATCTAAGGAGACAGGTGCCTGCACAGAGAGACAACTGCACTGGTGCGCCCGTAATGGAAAAGAGGTAAGAGGAATATGAAAGACAGGTCACCACCCAAGCAATTCAAAGCACCTGGTTAAAACATTAATCATCTTTCAAAGAACCCCAGAGAGCCACAGACACAGGGGGCTCATGTCcatgggctccccatgggggcaGGTCCAGAGGAAGCCTTCTTTGGTGGCTCAGGCCTACAAGGGGGAAAAGCAAAAGCACCCACTGGAATCCTTCTCTACAGAACAAAAGCTGTAAGTCATCTGAGAGGGAAAGCAAACCTCTCATTCCAGGGCACAGGCGAAAATTACAATGGccgggaagggaaaggaaaactaCCCTTTACtcctgagggagaggcaggaaatgATTGTGAGCCCAAAAGTGAGATCTGCTTCAACTAGGGGAGGGGCTGTGACCCAGGGACACAACACCTGCCTACAACTGAGGATGGACCGGGACAGTGGAGCATCCTCTCATTTTCCTCTGCCCCAAAGGCCAGCAAGCATAGAATAACCAGCAACTGAGACTACTGCTAGGGTTGGGGCAAGAGCAAGGAAAAAACCCTCTTACAGGCACACCTGGAAACAACTGAGCCCAGCCCAGCTCCTGACTAGACCAGCTCAGGCTTCCACGCTGACAGCCCAGTAGCGCAGGCTACGTTTCCAGACAGTTACACTGTTTACCTCTATCTCTACTAGCTGACATTCAACAAAAAACTATGAGCCACCCAAGAGAAAGACTGCATACacgtacatgtacacacacacacacagagtgaagTGACTAAATGATGAACAGAACTAGAACTAGGGAGGACCCATATGCTGGAACAACTGAATGACCAGATGGGGAGTTTCAGCAGACAGATAGATACTGGAAGAAACAGTCCAATTAGAAATGCTAGATGTAAAAAACACAGTAACACAGGAATGCCCCACCCAGCTGAGAAAGACCAGTGAGCTTGAAAATAGGTCAAGAGAAATCatccaaaaagaaatacaaagacagAAACGTATGAAACATAAAGCCAGTACGGGTCATTATCAAATGGCCTAGCTTGCATGTAGTTGGAATcgcaaaagaggcaagaaaaagcatctgaaaagaaaatggctgagatttttctaaaaatgatagAAGACATCAAAACAAAGATCCAAGATATTAGAAtcacaaatgtgtttttaaaataccacCTAGATACATCATAGTCCAACTGCtaaaagccaaagagaaaatcttagagGCAGTTAGACAAAAACCACCTATGACACAGAGGAATGAATAGAACAAGTACAGTCGATTCATCATCAGAAACAAGTCAAAGGACAATGGACTGACATCCGGaaagtgacaaaaagaaaaaaactggtcAATTCACAAACACCAATGGAGAAGACACCCAACAATCAAATCCAAGCTAATGTTGAAGGGAATTCTTCAGGCTGCAGAAATATACCGGACAGAAAAGATGGATTATATAAGGAAATAAAGGCTTTtggaaatggttaaaatgaagatatatatacAGGACTATGTAAAGAAGGTTTTCTAAATCACTGTAAAGGAGAACCGTCTAAAGCAGAAATAGTTATGTGCTGGGGagcttggctggctcagccagaggAGTGTGCGACTCTTGGTCTTGAggtgttgagttcaagccccatgttgggtgtagagatcacttaaaactttaaaaaaaggtatgGAGTGCGGGTTTATAACATACATACAGGTAGAACTTCGGTTGATCACAGGACCTGGGACAGAGTAACAGGACTGTTGTGATGAACCAATTGTTTGTGTCCCTTCCTCCCAACTTCACATGCTGAAACCCTAACCCGTGTGatgtctgggggtggggcctctgggaggtgattagaGTCAGAGGAGGTCACTGGGAGGAGACCCCAGGACGGGAGTAGTGCCCAGTAGGAGGAGACACCAGCAAGCTaaacccccccccgcccctcccgcgctCACAGGCAGAGGCCGCCGAGCATCGGAAGGTGCCGGTGCCAGGAGGCCCTCACCGGATACCCCGCTGCACGGGTCTggggcttctggcctccagggcGTGAGAACGAAGTTGATGATGTCCAAGTCACTCTGTCAGCGGCCTTTTGTCATGCAGCCCGAGCGCCGACAGAGAAGCTCGCTGCCCTAACAGTCTCACACGCCGCATGTGAACCAGGGTTCGCATTGCCCCAGGCAACGATGTCAGAGCCGCGAATCCTAAAGCCCAGAGGGGTCCCTAAACAGCTGCgctttgttcccttttctctttctcctcttactTTTCCTAAttctattttatctcctttgttggcTTCACAGCTAGAACAGTTTTGATTATGATGTAGTTTAGTGTAATTTTGTCGAGGGTTCGTTGAATTTCTTAGA
This window of the Vulpes vulpes isolate BD-2025 unplaced genomic scaffold, VulVul3 u000000671, whole genome shotgun sequence genome carries:
- the ZNF250 gene encoding zinc finger protein 250 isoform X1 is translated as MSPEPVHPQAPQGAQTKSLGNFGLNLPESTMCDVPLLISGGATTRLMAPASLEHQGTTSPTGSSDFHLPQKSRDQVMAAARLLPPPAGPQPLSFQAKVTFEDVAVLLSQEEWDRLGPAQRGLYRHVMMETYGNVVSLGLPGSKPNVICQLERGEEPWVLDGQGTKETGGLGSGHSDNYRHDHMPACMRQDSSPCPWECENQGENQDRDLGVKPRVSEDGSVVPGEGRPGWRDRGRPRDAPPPRAPAAAGAERPYKCTECGKCFGRSSHLLQHQRTHTGEKPYVCGVCGKAFSQSSVLSKHRRIHTGEKPYECNECGKAFRVSSDLAQHHKIHTGEKPHECLECRKAFTQLSHLIQHQRIHTGERPYVCALCGKAFNHSTVLRSHQRVHTGEKPHECAQCGRAFSVKRTLLQHQRVHTGEKPYTCSECGRAFSDRSVLIQHHNVHTGEKPYECGECGKAFSHRSTLMNHERIHTEEKPYGCYACGKAFVQHSHLTQHQRVHTGEKPYVCGECGHAFSARRSLVQHERIHTGERPFRCAQCGKAFSLKATLIVHLRTHTGERPYECSRCGKAFSQYSVLIQHQRIHTGERPYECGECGRAFNQHGHLIQHQKVHRKL
- the ZNF250 gene encoding zinc finger protein 250 isoform X3: MAAARLLPPPAGPQAKVTFEDVAVLLSQEEWDRLGPAQRGLYRHVMMETYGNVVSLGLPGSKPNVICQLERGEEPWVLDGQGTKETGGLGSGHSDNYRHDHMPACMRQDSSPCPWECENQGENQDRDLGVKPRVSEDGSVVPGEGRPGWRDRGRPRDAPPPRAPAAAGAERPYKCTECGKCFGRSSHLLQHQRTHTGEKPYVCGVCGKAFSQSSVLSKHRRIHTGEKPYECNECGKAFRVSSDLAQHHKIHTGEKPHECLECRKAFTQLSHLIQHQRIHTGERPYVCALCGKAFNHSTVLRSHQRVHTGEKPHECAQCGRAFSVKRTLLQHQRVHTGEKPYTCSECGRAFSDRSVLIQHHNVHTGEKPYECGECGKAFSHRSTLMNHERIHTEEKPYGCYACGKAFVQHSHLTQHQRVHTGEKPYVCGECGHAFSARRSLVQHERIHTGERPFRCAQCGKAFSLKATLIVHLRTHTGERPYECSRCGKAFSQYSVLIQHQRIHTGERPYECGECGRAFNQHGHLIQHQKVHRKL
- the ZNF250 gene encoding zinc finger protein 250 isoform X4, with translation MAAARLLPPPAGPQPLSFQAKVTFEDVAVLLSQEEWDRLGPAQRGLYRHVMMETYGNVVSLGLPGSKPNVICQLERGEEPWVLDGQGTKETGGLGSGHSDNYRHDHMPACMRQDSSPCPWECENQGENQDRDLGVKPRVSEDGSVVPGEGRPGWRDRGRPRDAPPPRAPAAAGAERPYKCTECGKCFGRSSHLLQHQRTHTGEKPYVCGVCGKAFSQSSVLSKHRRIHTGEKPYECNECGKAFRVSSDLAQHHKIHTGEKPHECLECRKAFTQLSHLIQHQRIHTGERPYVCALCGKAFNHSTVLRSHQRVHTGEKPHECAQCGRAFSVKRTLLQHQRVHTGEKPYTCSECGRAFSDRSVLIQHHNVHTGEKPYECGECGKAFSHRSTLMNHERIHTEEKPYGCYACGKAFVQHSHLTQHQRVHTGEKPYVCGECGHAFSARRSLVQHERIHTGERPFRCAQCGKAFSLKATLIVHLRTHTGERPYECSRCGKAFSQYSVLIQHQRIHTGERPYECGECGRAFNQHGHLIQHQKVHRKL
- the ZNF250 gene encoding zinc finger protein 250 isoform X5 — its product is MYTQSTMCDVPLLISGGATTRLMAPASLEHQGTTSPTGSSDFHLPQKSRDQVMAAARLLPPPAGPQPLSFQAKVTFEDVAVLLSQEEWDRLGPAQRGLYRHVMMETYGNVVSLGLPGSKPNVICQLERGEEPWVLDGQGTKETGGLGSGHSDNYRHDHMPACMRQDSSPCPWECENQGENQDRDLGVKPRVSEDGSVVPGEGRPGWRDRGRPRDAPPPRAPAAAGAERPYKCTECGKCFGRSSHLLQHQRTHTGEKPYVCGVCGKAFSQSSVLSKHRRIHTGEKPYECNECGKAFRVSSDLAQHHKIHTGEKPHECLECRKAFTQLSHLIQHQRIHTGERPYVCALCGKAFNHSTVLRSHQRVHTGEKPHECAQCGRAFSVKRTLLQHQRVHTGEKPYTCSECGRAFSDRSVLIQHHNVHTGEKPYECGECGKAFSHRSTLMNHERIHTEEKPYGCYACGKAFVQHSHLTQHQRVHTGEKPYVCGECGHAFSARRSLVQHERIHTGERPFRCAQCGKAFSLKATLIVHLRTHTGERPYECSRCGKAFSQYSVLIQHQRIHTGERPYECGECGRAFNQHGHLIQHQKVHRKL